The Drosophila biarmipes strain raj3 chromosome 2L, RU_DBia_V1.1, whole genome shotgun sequence genome has a window encoding:
- the LOC108029105 gene encoding monocarboxylate transporter 12 yields MQATATPTRHCHGGGVGVGGAAQATGTPPTLPRFPSKRHCDNFGSYATLPTIEQQLTMPMMPHCSRHGGGGAAVVGGAGGSGPSVMPAPPPPRYANPNLNGCCYMYNPMAAAHQSHHLQHGQHGQHGQHHPQMPHHQHQHQHHHQNQHHPHQYAPQYCLCDNWYHHPAPPQQQHHQQRTKNPMANGGCYFGYEANHHPNLHATPPHPSHITDEEDSAFPGLADREFHLLHRNIPALRRTGVDTTRIRQYFYPDGGWGWIICGVSFLVHILTTGLQLSYGLLWFYAVQYLHNTSGIELLGALSWSVSMVATSFVVSLCRKRSIRLLSIVGGLVMPLGILFTSFATEFGQVVFSYGIVFGVGVAMVREASTVMLGNYFKRRRQFVEMVAMSGEGVGIALFSVILKEGVGKAGWRLGLQIVAALTALSFFMGLMYRPASLYHPQRRAIQHLKNQRKKMREKKPILSQEVESKPRYLFLDISSLKSVTVKILLMTSSVASFGIYTPMFLMALNAAEQGSDVQELVLLQTFLGISMALGVVIAGALLRRCFVIRHFVINTKIVTQLFLSIVALAILFLSFVMGYTGLCILSWLYGIGLGGFQYSLKILALERIKLKHFSKAWGESGDFACLKCGLNFGS; encoded by the exons ATGCAGGCCACCGCCACGCCCACCCGCCACTGCCACGGCGGGGGAGTGGGGGTAGGTGGAGCCGCCCAAGCCACCGGCACACCACCCACTCTGCCCCGGTTCCCCAGCAAACGGCATTGTGACAATTTCGGCAGCTATGCCACACTGCCCACCATTGAGCAGCAGTTGACCATGCCCATGATGCCCCACTGCAGTCGACACGGTGGCGGTGGTGCTGCGGTAGTGGGTGGTGCTGGGGGATCAGGTCCCAGTGTAATGCCAGCCCCACCACCGCCCCGCTATGCGAATCCCAATTTGAATGGCTGCTGCTACATGTACAACCCCATGGCCGCCGCCCATCAGAGCCATCACCTTCAGCACGGCCAGCATGGTCAGCATGGCCAGCACCACCCCCAGATGCCCCACcatcagcaccagcaccagcaccaccaccagaacCAGCACCACCCCCACCAGTACGCCCCGCAATATTGCCTCTGCGATAATTGGTACCATCACCCAGCGCCgccgcagcaacagcaccaCCAACAAAGGACCAAGAATCCGATGGCCAACGGCGGCTGCTATTTTG GCTACGAGGCGAATCATCATCCCAATCTGCACGCCACTCCCCCGCATCCCAGCCATATAACCGACGAGGAGGACTCGGCGTTTCCCGGACTGGCCGATCGAGAGTTCCACCTGCTGCACCGGAATATCCCGGCACTGCGACGAACCGGAGTGGATACCACACGCATTAGACAG TACTTCTATCCAGACGGCGGCTGGGGCTGGATCATCTGTGGCGTGTCCTTTCTGGTCCACATCCTGACCACCGGACTGCAGCTGAGCTACGGCCTTTTGTGGTTCTATGCCGTGCAGTATTTGCATAATACCAGTGGCATAG AACTGCTGGGCGCTTTGAGTTGGTCAGTTTCCATGGTGGCCACATCGTTTGTGGTGTCCCTCTGTCGCAAACGCTCCATCCGCCTCCTGTCCATCGTGGGCGGCCTGGTGATGCCCCTGGGCATACTGTTCACCTCATTTGCCACGGAATTTGGCCAGGTTGTTTTCAGTTATG GCATCGTCTTCGGAGTGGGGGTCGCCATGGTGCGGGAGGCCTCCACCGTGATGCTGGGCAATTACTTTAAGCGGCGCCGTCAATTCGTCGAAATGGTGGCCATGTCCGGCGAGGGAGTTGGCATCGCTTTGTTCTCCGTCATCCTGAAGGAGGGCGTGGGCAAGGCGGGCTGGCGCCTGGGCCTCCAGATTGTCGCTGCCCTGACGGCACTCAGCTTTTTCATGGGCCTAATGTACCGACCCGCCTCCCTGTATCATCCACAGCGCCGGGCCATCCAGCATCTGAAAAATCAGCGCAAAAAG ATGAGGGAGAAGAAGCCGATTCTCAGCCAGGAGGTGGAGAGCAAGCCGAGATACTTATTCCTGGACATATCATCACTGAAGTCGGTGACTGTTAAAATTCTACTCATGACCTCCAGCGTGGCCTCCTTTGGCATTTATACACCCATGTTCCTAATG GCTCTCAATGCGGCCGAGCAGGGCTCAGATGTGCAGGAGTTGGTTCTTTTGCAAACGTTTCTTGGAATTTCCATGGCCCTGGGTGTTGTTATAGCTGGAGCTTTGCTGAGACGTTGCTTTGTGATCAGGCACTTTGTGATCAATACAAAAATTGTCACACAG CTGTTCCTATCAATTGTGGCGCTGGCCATCCTATTTCTGTCCTTTGTCATGGGTTATACAGGCCTTTGTATACTAAGCTGGTTGTATGGCATTGGCCTGGGGGGCTTCCAATATTCCCTGAAGATTTTGGCACTCGAACGCATTAAGCTGAAACACTTCTCCAAGGCTTGGGGTGAGTCCGGGGACTTTGCATGTTTAAAATGCGGATTAAACTTTGGGTCCTGA
- the LOC122818817 gene encoding uncharacterized protein LOC122818817 — MVIQCTCDCNCSDSRDNRSIISCLLPGRSQPYKFGASFGGDDMEQRVPYYRRLSNTSSALYGSCPQLLPSSSSTANHHSWLRIPKNPQENPQENPQENARQYSSLVRPKQRSPVLCNKCAL; from the coding sequence ATGGTCATCCAGTGCACATGTGATTGCAACTGCAGTGATAGTAGAGATAACCGGAGCATAATATCCTGCCTGCTCCCGGGTCGCAGTCAGCCGTACAAGTTCGGAGCCTCCTTCGGTGGCGATGATATGGAGCAGAGGGTACCCTACTACCGCCGCCTATCGAATACCTCATCGGCGCTCTACGGCAGCTGTCCCCAGTTGTTGCCCAGTAGCAGTAGCACCGCCAACCATCATTCCTGGCTGAGGATCCCCAAGAATCCCCAGGAAAATCCCCAGGAGAATCCCCAGGAGAACGCACGGCAGTACTCGAGTCTGGTGAGGCCCAAGCAACGCAGTCCCGTGCTGTGCAACAAATGCGCCCTGTGA
- the LOC122818818 gene encoding uncharacterized protein LOC122818818, translating into MKIDKISITFITLWLVSVISLKDPVCGSKPKVKRCISPPNTSFIFYFYNRITNSCQILKKPCEKLIRKFATKAICQKTCQM; encoded by the exons ATGAAGAttgataaaatttcaattacttTTATCACGTTATGGCTCGTCTCTGTCATTTCTCTAAAGGACC CTGTTTGCGGTTCGAAACCTAAGGTCAAAAGATGTATATCGCCTCCTAACacttcttttatattttatttctataatcGTATCACTAACTCGTGTCAAATACTCAAAAAGCCTTGTGAAAAGTTAATCAGAAAATTCGCAACCAAGGCGATATGTCAGAAGACGTGCCAGATGTAA